A genomic segment from Manduca sexta isolate Smith_Timp_Sample1 chromosome 13, JHU_Msex_v1.0, whole genome shotgun sequence encodes:
- the LOC115454983 gene encoding uncharacterized protein LOC115454983 has translation MARNFRSCVQFAAQSKGPPAICASSSVPVCGISEVPAERVYMEALEDDFRIYDSSDNDSASGEVTINVNEQIQTSERCDEDNDERREKRLRQDSDEVGETEFTEVRRTSKRIARRFSKESSPPGRVTDVLQTPFAEKYVISMTSKEILPKQFRMAKLLQAENFQNIVKIAYKGPYRVFIHFGDKLNAEKMLNHEKFTTMGYKCHMTNEVTISYGIVRNVDLDFDEKEAMEILKCEQEIVSFKRLKRLSGEGKWVDCETVRLGIKGSTLPPYVFGYECRFKVEPYTFPVSQCSGCWKFGHLIRACPENKILCPKCGEKHKNCDTNTFKCINCKGPHMALFKGCPMFVKEKEIRSIMSSKTAHIKKR, from the exons ATGGCTCGAAACTTCAGGTCATGCGTACAGTTTGCGGCACAGAGTAAGGGGCCACCGGCCATATGTGCGAGTAGCTCGGTGCCCG TTTGTGGCATCAGTGAGGTGCCCGCAGAGAGGGTTTACATGGAGGCATTGGAGGATGACTTTCGAATTTATGATTCGAGCGATAATGATAGTGCTTCCGGGGAGGTAACAATTAACGTGAATGAGCAGATACAGACCAGTGAGAGGTGTGATGAAGACAACGATGAAAGACGCGAAAAGAGATTACGTCAAGATAGTGATGAAGTTGGAGAAACTGAATTCACGGAGGTGAGACGAACGAGTAAGCGAATTGCAAGAAGATTTTCCAAAGAATCCTCTCCCCCAGGAAGGGTCACTGATGTCTTACAAACTCCTTTTGCAGAAAAATATGTGATAAGTATGACTTCTAAGGAGATATTGCCGAAACAATTCCGAATGGCGAAACTTCTTCAAGCTGAGAACTTTcagaatattgttaaaattgccTACAAAGGACCATATCGAGTATTCATACATTTTGGAGACAAGTTAAATGCTGAAAAAATGTTGAACCATGAGAAATTTACGACAATGGGTTACAAATGCCACATGACTAATGAGGTAACCATTTCATATGGTATAGTGCGGAACGTGGACttagattttgatgaaaaagaagctatggaaattttaaaatgtgaacaagaaattgtttcttttaaaagaTTGAAACGTTTATCTGGAGAAGGCAAATGGGTAGACTGCGAGACAGTACGACTGGGTATAAAAGGTTCTACTTTACCCCCGTATGTTTTCGGATACGAGTGTCGGTTTAAAGTGGAACCGTACACATTTCCAGTAAGCCAGTGTTCTGGCTGTTGGAAATTCGGTCACCTAATACGAGCTTGCCCGGAGAATAAAATCTTATGCCCCAAATGTGGAGAAAAACATAAGAATTGTGATACTAATACCTTTAAATGTATTAACTGTAAAGGTCCACATATGGCTCTGTTTAAGGGATGCCCAATGTTCGTAAAGGAAAAAGAGATAAGGAGTATAATGAGTAGCAAAACTGCACATATCAAAAAGCGCTAG